The Litchfieldia alkalitelluris genome has a window encoding:
- a CDS encoding amino acid ABC transporter substrate-binding protein, which translates to MKKSLAFLLSIFMVAILALAGCTSDEVGTDEKPADNGSGDAPAASGESVLDTIKSRGKLVAGVNDTLPGFGYVGTDGKNTGFDVDFAKAIAAGILGDSEAIEFRPLSAQERFTAVQTGEVDVLVRNTTWTTNRDTEVGLNFAPVTFYDGQGLMVPVDSGINSIADLEGARIGVETGTTTELNLADQMRAAGINYEAVVFDNADAVVAAYEAGSIDAWTTDKSGLVSRQSIMADPSAHKILSENLSKEPLGPSVKGGDDKMYDAVTWIVLATIQAEEFGITSANVDEFLTSENPEIKRLLGTEGNLGEQLGLSNDFAYQVIKQVGNYGEIFNRHLGADSVFKLERGLNSLYTDGGILYSPPFR; encoded by the coding sequence TTGAAAAAATCATTGGCATTTTTGTTAAGTATTTTTATGGTAGCTATCCTAGCATTAGCTGGATGTACGAGTGACGAGGTTGGTACGGATGAAAAACCAGCTGATAACGGATCTGGTGATGCACCTGCGGCAAGTGGTGAATCTGTATTAGATACAATCAAGTCAAGAGGTAAACTAGTAGCGGGTGTAAACGATACATTACCAGGATTTGGTTATGTGGGAACGGATGGTAAAAATACTGGCTTTGACGTTGATTTTGCAAAAGCAATTGCAGCGGGGATTTTAGGTGATTCTGAAGCAATTGAATTCCGTCCTTTATCAGCGCAAGAGCGTTTTACAGCTGTTCAAACAGGTGAAGTGGATGTGTTAGTACGTAACACTACTTGGACAACAAACCGTGACACTGAAGTAGGATTAAACTTTGCTCCTGTAACTTTCTATGATGGTCAAGGGCTTATGGTACCTGTGGATAGCGGAATTAATAGTATTGCAGATTTAGAGGGAGCTCGTATTGGAGTTGAAACTGGTACAACAACTGAGTTGAACCTTGCTGACCAAATGCGTGCTGCTGGTATCAACTATGAAGCGGTAGTTTTTGATAATGCAGATGCTGTAGTGGCAGCATATGAAGCGGGAAGTATTGATGCTTGGACAACTGATAAATCAGGTCTAGTTTCTCGTCAATCAATCATGGCAGATCCTTCTGCACATAAAATCTTATCTGAAAACTTATCGAAAGAACCACTTGGGCCATCTGTAAAAGGTGGAGATGATAAAATGTACGATGCTGTAACATGGATCGTATTAGCAACAATTCAAGCTGAGGAATTTGGAATTACATCTGCAAACGTTGATGAGTTCTTAACAAGTGAAAACCCAGAAATTAAGCGTCTATTAGGTACAGAAGGTAATCTTGGAGAGCAGTTAGGTTTATCCAACGATTTTGCATATCAAGTGATTAAGCAGGTTGGTAACTATGGTGAAATCTTTAATCGTCATTTAGGTGCTGATTCTGTATTCAAATTAGAACGTGGATTAAATTCACTTTATACAGATGGTGGGATTTTATACTCTCCTCCATTCCGTTAA
- a CDS encoding amino acid ABC transporter permease, which yields MAKNTSTVTTPFWRDKKIIPILLQVLFTVAVFIAGYYFITNALSGLSQMGMKLGFDFLKNTASFSISESLIEYAPTDPYSKAFLVGLLNTLRVAFFGVILASIIGVFIGIARLSNNWLVSKLATVYIEVFRNTPLLVQIFIWYFAVFLTLPRIEEAVKLGPIFFSNRGTAIPWYETHGSSLLWGILAIVGIVVATFLYKFLMKKEVETGKQKYPVIFAFVGLLVTFLVAFIITGTGPVTVTTPVVQGKGFVGGYTISETFAAILVALVIYTSTFIAEIVRAGIMGVPKGQVEAAKALGLKNSTALRLVIFPQAIRIIIPPLTSQYLNLIKNSSLAVAVGYQDIVSVGGTIMNQTGRAVESIFIMILVYLTFSLFTSLFMNFFNKKFQLVER from the coding sequence ATGGCCAAAAACACTTCGACTGTTACTACTCCTTTTTGGCGAGATAAAAAAATAATACCAATTCTGCTACAAGTTTTGTTTACTGTAGCTGTGTTCATTGCCGGTTACTATTTTATTACAAATGCTTTGTCTGGATTAAGTCAGATGGGTATGAAGTTGGGTTTTGACTTCCTAAAAAATACTGCATCCTTTTCTATCTCTGAATCGTTAATTGAATATGCACCAACAGATCCATATAGCAAAGCTTTTCTAGTGGGATTATTAAACACACTACGCGTTGCGTTTTTTGGAGTTATTTTGGCAAGTATCATAGGTGTATTTATTGGGATTGCTAGATTATCAAATAACTGGCTTGTTAGCAAGCTTGCAACAGTTTATATCGAAGTATTCCGTAATACACCTTTACTAGTACAAATTTTCATTTGGTATTTTGCGGTATTCCTTACATTGCCAAGGATCGAAGAAGCGGTAAAATTAGGCCCTATTTTTTTCTCGAACCGTGGTACGGCAATTCCTTGGTATGAAACACATGGGAGTTCACTGTTGTGGGGGATTTTAGCTATTGTTGGTATTGTAGTTGCAACTTTTCTTTATAAATTTTTAATGAAAAAGGAAGTTGAAACAGGCAAGCAGAAATATCCAGTTATTTTTGCCTTTGTAGGTCTTCTTGTGACTTTCTTAGTAGCTTTTATCATCACTGGTACAGGTCCAGTGACAGTCACAACACCAGTTGTGCAAGGAAAAGGATTTGTCGGTGGTTATACAATTTCAGAAACATTTGCAGCTATCTTAGTTGCACTTGTCATCTATACTTCAACCTTTATAGCAGAAATTGTACGTGCTGGGATTATGGGTGTTCCTAAAGGGCAAGTGGAAGCAGCAAAAGCGTTAGGTCTTAAAAATTCAACAGCCTTAAGACTTGTTATCTTCCCACAAGCGATTCGAATCATCATCCCTCCATTAACAAGTCAGTATTTAAACTTGATCAAAAACTCAAGTTTAGCGGTAGCTGTAGGTTACCAAGATATTGTAAGTGTTGGTGGAACGATCATGAACCAGACAGGACGTGCAGTTGAATCGATCTTTATTATGATTTTAGTGTACTTAACGTTTAGTTTATTCACTTCGTTATTTATGAATTTCTTTAATAAAAAATTCCAATTGGTAGAAAGGTAG
- a CDS encoding SDR family oxidoreductase, translating into MTNQKVIMITGASKGLGRALTLAFAEKGYSLAICARGLEKLLQVKKEALEKGAQEVLAIQADGAKEEDVDRFISITESAFGKIDVLIVNASIFGPGPTLLSDYPVNELKQVLDVNILHPFLTIRRVLPGMIVNQSGKIFAITSEAGKTGFATWGAYGISKFAVEGLIQTWSDELEGTNISISLIDPGEMDTEMHHIAVPDCDYELSAPEEVAKVIRFLASSDAQFIHGQRIQAQQFQGGETI; encoded by the coding sequence ATGACAAACCAAAAAGTGATTATGATTACTGGAGCCTCTAAAGGATTAGGGAGAGCATTAACACTTGCATTCGCAGAAAAGGGATATTCTCTTGCCATTTGCGCACGAGGACTCGAAAAATTATTACAGGTAAAGAAGGAGGCATTAGAAAAAGGAGCGCAGGAAGTGTTAGCGATACAAGCAGATGGTGCGAAAGAAGAAGATGTAGATCGTTTTATCTCAATCACAGAAAGTGCTTTTGGAAAGATCGATGTATTAATTGTTAATGCGTCTATCTTCGGTCCTGGGCCTACATTGCTGTCTGATTATCCGGTAAATGAGTTAAAACAGGTCTTAGATGTGAATATTCTGCACCCATTCCTGACTATTCGTCGTGTGTTACCAGGAATGATAGTGAATCAATCTGGGAAGATCTTCGCAATTACTTCAGAAGCCGGAAAAACAGGTTTTGCGACATGGGGGGCATATGGCATCTCCAAGTTTGCAGTCGAAGGGCTAATCCAAACATGGTCAGATGAACTTGAAGGAACGAATATATCCATCAGCTTAATCGATCCAGGAGAAATGGATACAGAGATGCACCATATTGCAGTTCCTGATTGCGATTATGAGCTTAGTGCTCCTGAAGAAGTTGCAAAGGTCATTCGATTTCTTGCTTCTAGTGACGCACAATTTATTCATGGACAAAGAATTCAAGCTCAGCAATTTCAGGGAGGAGAAACAATATGA
- a CDS encoding amino acid ABC transporter ATP-binding protein, whose translation MDSLFAVEKLTTPLEEREDIVTVKGLNKWFGDLHVLKNVDVTVKQGEVVVILGPSGSGKSTFIRTLNALEEFQQGTINIDGIDLTNDIKNIEEIRKETGMVFQSFNLFPHMTILKNISLAPIWVRKWKKNKAEKIAKELLERVGIPEQADKYPGQLSGGQQQRVAIARALAMQPKIMLFDEPTSALDPEMVKEVLDVMKTLAESGMTMLVVTHEMGFARQVADRIILFDFGEIVEVGTPEELFDNPQHERTKAFLSQIL comes from the coding sequence ATGGATAGTTTATTTGCTGTAGAAAAATTAACCACGCCACTTGAAGAAAGAGAAGATATCGTTACTGTCAAAGGACTTAATAAATGGTTCGGAGATCTACATGTGTTAAAAAATGTAGATGTTACCGTTAAACAAGGAGAAGTAGTTGTTATCTTAGGTCCATCGGGGTCTGGTAAGTCAACCTTTATCCGCACGCTTAATGCTCTTGAGGAATTTCAGCAAGGAACTATAAACATTGATGGTATTGACCTTACAAATGATATTAAAAATATTGAGGAAATTCGGAAAGAAACAGGGATGGTGTTTCAATCATTCAATCTTTTTCCACACATGACAATCTTGAAAAATATTTCATTAGCGCCAATTTGGGTAAGAAAGTGGAAGAAGAACAAGGCAGAGAAGATTGCGAAGGAACTATTAGAAAGAGTTGGGATTCCGGAACAAGCAGATAAGTATCCAGGTCAGCTTTCCGGAGGACAGCAGCAGCGTGTAGCTATTGCTAGAGCCCTTGCTATGCAGCCGAAAATCATGTTGTTTGACGAGCCTACATCTGCCCTTGATCCAGAAATGGTAAAAGAAGTATTAGATGTTATGAAGACGTTAGCTGAATCTGGGATGACAATGCTTGTTGTTACACATGAAATGGGATTCGCTCGCCAAGTTGCAGACCGAATCATCCTGTTTGATTTTGGTGAAATTGTTGAAGTGGGAACCCCAGAGGAACTCTTTGACAACCCTCAACACGAAAGAACAAAGGCGTTTTTATCACAAATACTATAA
- a CDS encoding D-alanine--D-alanine ligase has protein sequence MKIKLGLLYGGKSAEHQVSLQTAKAVIKALDLSKYEIHPIYISETGEWKRGTELLGPVEEVEKLKLTDGGDVVSPVSLNQEIFPTGLTNVKEESSIDVIFPLLHGPNGEDGTVQGLLELLNIPYVGNGVLASAAGMDKVVMKNVFAQAGIEQAKYVSYIRKEWEKAPEAAYDKIETELGYPCFVKPANLGSSVGISKCQDRASLAVAFREAFEYDRKVIVEEGIIGREVEIGVLGNDEPICSVVGEIIPKKDFYDYKAKYEDGDTGLVIPAEITEDEHNRIQEVAIKAFKALDCSGLVRADFFLTKDSKVLMNEVNTMPGFTPFSMFPLLWQEAGVSYPKLIETLVELAIERHEEKQKIKYTF, from the coding sequence ATGAAAATCAAATTAGGCTTATTATATGGAGGGAAATCTGCTGAGCACCAAGTGTCATTGCAAACCGCGAAAGCAGTAATCAAGGCCCTAGACTTATCAAAATATGAAATACATCCAATATATATATCTGAAACTGGTGAGTGGAAGCGAGGAACTGAACTACTTGGCCCTGTTGAGGAAGTGGAGAAATTAAAGTTAACAGATGGTGGAGATGTTGTTTCGCCAGTATCACTTAACCAAGAAATTTTCCCAACTGGGCTTACCAACGTGAAGGAAGAAAGTTCAATAGATGTTATTTTCCCGTTACTTCATGGTCCAAATGGTGAGGATGGGACCGTTCAAGGTTTATTAGAGTTATTGAACATTCCTTATGTGGGGAATGGTGTATTAGCTTCTGCAGCAGGAATGGATAAAGTGGTGATGAAGAATGTCTTCGCTCAAGCAGGGATTGAACAGGCTAAATATGTTTCTTACATTCGAAAAGAGTGGGAAAAGGCTCCTGAAGCTGCATATGATAAAATCGAAACAGAGCTGGGTTACCCGTGTTTTGTAAAGCCTGCAAACCTAGGGTCTAGCGTTGGTATTAGTAAATGCCAAGATCGTGCAAGCTTAGCAGTGGCGTTTCGCGAAGCCTTTGAATATGACCGTAAAGTCATTGTAGAAGAGGGTATCATTGGAAGAGAAGTTGAGATTGGTGTGTTAGGCAATGATGAGCCAATTTGTTCAGTGGTCGGGGAAATTATTCCTAAGAAAGATTTTTACGATTATAAAGCCAAGTATGAAGATGGCGATACGGGACTAGTCATTCCGGCTGAGATTACTGAGGATGAACATAATCGAATCCAAGAAGTAGCAATAAAAGCATTCAAAGCATTAGATTGCTCTGGTCTTGTAAGAGCAGATTTCTTCTTAACGAAGGACAGCAAAGTACTAATGAATGAAGTGAATACGATGCCTGGTTTTACTCCGTTTAGTATGTTCCCATTATTATGGCAGGAAGCTGGCGTATCATATCCGAAATTAATTGAAACACTTGTTGAACTTGCGATAGAGCGTCATGAAGAGAAGCAAAAAATTAAGTATACATTTTAA
- a CDS encoding LysE/ArgO family amino acid transporter, protein MIAIILHGMILAFGLILPLGVQNVFIFNQGANQPKFAYAIPVVVTAALCDTLLIILAVMGVSVILLTFPMLKLSIFVVGILFLAYMGWAIWKSKPSQKADYKPLSIKKQIIFAMSVSLLNPHAILDTIGVIGTSSLAYQGVEKVIFTGSTIIVSWLWFIGLALAGRYVGKIDQTGKMMTIVNKISALIIWGVSIYLLYHIIG, encoded by the coding sequence ATGATAGCTATAATATTACATGGAATGATACTTGCGTTCGGTCTAATTTTGCCATTAGGAGTTCAGAATGTGTTTATCTTTAACCAAGGAGCAAACCAACCGAAATTTGCATATGCCATTCCTGTTGTGGTGACTGCAGCTTTGTGTGATACATTACTTATTATCCTAGCTGTCATGGGAGTATCTGTCATTCTGTTAACTTTTCCGATGCTAAAACTATCGATTTTTGTTGTGGGTATTTTGTTTTTAGCATATATGGGTTGGGCAATCTGGAAAAGTAAGCCAAGTCAGAAGGCTGACTACAAGCCCTTATCTATTAAAAAACAAATCATTTTTGCAATGTCAGTTTCATTATTAAATCCACATGCAATCTTAGATACAATAGGAGTGATTGGAACGAGTTCACTTGCTTATCAAGGAGTAGAAAAGGTTATTTTTACAGGATCAACAATTATCGTGTCATGGCTTTGGTTTATTGGATTGGCCCTTGCTGGGAGATATGTAGGGAAAATAGATCAGACTGGGAAGATGATGACCATTGTGAATAAAATTTCTGCCCTTATTATTTGGGGTGTTAGTATATATCTACTTTATCACATTATCGGATAG
- a CDS encoding rhodanese-like domain-containing protein — protein MQTIISLILLCVCIYITYDRLKPVKGLTNLNEAEIKKKLKRPKDVVLIDVRQPYEYKAKHLPGAINVPISHLKRKNEMIPEDKEIILYCQTGIRSKNAARMIKKKHKVSSISHLKGGLYEWEGMIDNKKSKSKS, from the coding sequence GTGCAAACGATTATTAGTCTTATCTTATTATGTGTGTGTATATATATCACCTATGATCGGTTAAAGCCTGTAAAAGGACTAACTAACTTAAATGAAGCGGAAATAAAGAAAAAACTAAAGCGTCCGAAAGATGTGGTGCTAATTGATGTTAGACAGCCATATGAATACAAAGCAAAGCACCTGCCAGGGGCAATAAATGTTCCAATTTCCCATTTGAAAAGGAAAAATGAAATGATACCTGAAGACAAAGAAATTATACTTTATTGTCAAACCGGAATCAGAAGCAAGAATGCTGCCCGAATGATCAAAAAGAAGCACAAAGTCTCGTCTATTTCCCATTTGAAAGGTGGCCTTTATGAATGGGAAGGAATGATTGACAATAAAAAGAGTAAAAGCAAAAGCTAG
- a CDS encoding UDP-N-acetylmuramoyl-tripeptide--D-alanyl-D-alanine ligase: MIKRTLFEVNEMVSGQGAQENININGASIDTRTVIKDNLFVPIIGERFNGHEFVKTAVEQGAVASLWQKDQPNPPKDIPLIFVDDTLKALQQLAKNYLEQLDVKVVGITGSNGKTTTKDMVASVLGTTFKVQKTEGNLNNHIGLPLTILRLEEDTEIAVLEMGMSGKGEIEFLSNLAGPDAAIITNIGESHLQDLGSREGIAEAKLEIKAGLDSSGPLIFHGDEPLLNERVDKSKVKFITFGLSDTCDYYSTSVEQKNDGTFFTINKYREHPFFIPVLGKHNVNNAMATIALADFFGVPVDKINTGFKGLKITGMRTELLKGKDDVHIINDAYNASPTSMKAAIELLEDLNGYQQKIVVLGDMLELGENEKNFHYEVGKAINKDKIDFVFTFGELAQHIALGAREHFKEEKVFAYNNKEELITQLLSLVKTNDIVLVKGSRGMKLEEVVNALQ; the protein is encoded by the coding sequence TTGATAAAACGTACTTTATTTGAAGTCAATGAAATGGTTAGTGGTCAAGGTGCCCAAGAAAATATAAACATCAATGGTGCATCAATTGATACAAGAACCGTTATAAAAGATAATCTGTTTGTTCCTATTATCGGTGAAAGATTTAATGGGCATGAATTTGTGAAAACTGCGGTCGAACAAGGTGCGGTTGCTTCTTTATGGCAAAAGGATCAACCCAATCCACCAAAAGATATTCCGCTTATTTTTGTTGATGATACATTGAAAGCCCTACAACAATTGGCAAAAAACTATCTAGAACAATTAGATGTTAAGGTGGTTGGAATTACAGGAAGTAATGGTAAAACAACAACAAAGGATATGGTCGCGTCTGTCCTTGGAACAACCTTTAAAGTTCAAAAAACTGAAGGCAATTTAAATAACCATATCGGGTTGCCTTTAACGATTCTTCGTTTAGAGGAAGATACTGAAATTGCTGTATTAGAGATGGGGATGAGCGGAAAAGGTGAAATTGAATTTCTATCTAACTTAGCCGGGCCTGATGCTGCAATTATTACAAATATTGGTGAGTCACATCTCCAGGACTTAGGCTCTAGGGAAGGAATTGCCGAAGCAAAGCTAGAAATAAAAGCAGGCTTAGATTCGTCTGGACCACTCATTTTTCATGGTGATGAACCACTTCTCAATGAGAGAGTTGATAAGTCAAAGGTCAAATTCATTACATTTGGACTTTCTGATACTTGTGATTATTATTCAACTTCTGTTGAGCAAAAAAATGATGGTACATTTTTTACGATAAATAAATACCGTGAACATCCATTCTTCATTCCTGTACTAGGAAAGCATAATGTTAATAATGCAATGGCTACCATTGCTCTCGCTGATTTTTTTGGAGTTCCAGTAGATAAAATAAATACTGGGTTTAAAGGCTTGAAAATTACAGGGATGAGAACGGAATTACTTAAAGGTAAAGATGATGTGCATATTATTAATGATGCTTATAATGCTAGTCCTACTTCAATGAAGGCTGCCATCGAGCTGCTTGAGGATTTGAATGGTTACCAACAAAAAATCGTTGTTCTAGGAGATATGCTAGAGCTAGGAGAAAATGAAAAGAACTTTCATTATGAGGTAGGTAAAGCAATAAATAAAGATAAAATAGATTTTGTCTTTACTTTTGGTGAGTTAGCTCAGCATATTGCATTGGGAGCAAGAGAACATTTCAAGGAAGAAAAAGTATTTGCTTATAACAATAAGGAAGAGTTAATAACCCAGCTTTTAAGCTTAGTAAAAACAAATGATATCGTGTTAGTAAAAGGCTCTCGAGGAATGAAGTTAGAAGAAG
- a CDS encoding amino acid ABC transporter permease, translated as MEQLEVNKNSETVAMKPPNSSLGFAGWIKANLFSSWLNSILTIVASVVAGTIIYKTAGFIIAADWSVISVNFRLLMVGQYPVEELWRIWTGLALLSALLGASWGIWKGSIGHVAITIGVLMFIMAVVPFVTFNTRLLLGMNIALMLVTYFVGPKIPKMKIGVLTLWILFVPIFITLLNGFGVLPAVRPGLWGGFLLTLLIASVSIVCSFPIGVLLAIGRRSKLPVVKWFCIIYIEFIRGIPLITVLFVGQLMLPLFLGDGVEINNVVRAMVGFTLFSAAYLAENIRGGLQSLPRGQFEAAQALGLNQPKMMGLIILPQALRAVIPAMVGQFISIFKDTSLVAIVGLTDLLGMGKKLIANPEFLGKQMEVLVFIAVIYFIFCYLMSHVSKRLEASVGLGKR; from the coding sequence TTGGAGCAGCTTGAAGTAAATAAAAATAGTGAAACTGTTGCAATGAAACCGCCTAACTCATCTCTTGGTTTTGCTGGTTGGATAAAAGCAAACTTATTTAGTAGTTGGCTAAACTCTATTTTAACAATTGTTGCTTCAGTCGTTGCAGGAACAATTATCTATAAAACAGCAGGATTTATAATTGCTGCAGATTGGTCAGTTATCTCAGTGAACTTCAGATTATTAATGGTCGGGCAATACCCAGTTGAGGAACTTTGGCGAATTTGGACGGGGCTTGCATTATTATCAGCTTTATTAGGAGCATCATGGGGAATATGGAAAGGGTCAATTGGACATGTAGCGATAACCATTGGTGTTCTGATGTTTATCATGGCTGTCGTACCCTTTGTTACCTTTAATACAAGATTATTGCTTGGAATGAATATTGCTTTAATGTTAGTCACTTACTTCGTAGGGCCTAAAATTCCGAAAATGAAGATTGGTGTCCTAACTTTATGGATTTTATTTGTGCCAATATTCATTACGTTGCTTAATGGCTTTGGAGTGTTACCTGCTGTAAGACCGGGATTATGGGGCGGGTTTTTATTAACGTTACTAATAGCGAGTGTTTCAATAGTTTGTTCATTTCCAATCGGAGTTTTGCTTGCAATAGGCAGAAGAAGTAAGCTTCCAGTTGTGAAGTGGTTTTGTATAATCTATATTGAGTTTATTCGTGGAATACCGTTAATAACTGTTTTATTTGTTGGACAACTGATGCTTCCATTATTCTTAGGGGATGGAGTTGAAATCAATAATGTCGTGAGAGCGATGGTAGGTTTCACTCTGTTTAGTGCAGCCTATTTAGCAGAGAATATTAGAGGTGGTTTACAGTCACTTCCACGAGGGCAATTTGAAGCGGCACAAGCATTGGGATTAAATCAACCAAAAATGATGGGCTTAATCATTTTGCCTCAGGCGTTAAGAGCTGTAATACCAGCGATGGTTGGCCAATTCATTTCAATTTTTAAGGATACATCATTGGTTGCGATTGTAGGCTTAACAGACTTACTTGGTATGGGTAAGAAACTAATTGCTAACCCCGAGTTTTTAGGAAAGCAAATGGAAGTATTAGTCTTTATTGCTGTAATCTACTTTATCTTCTGTTATTTAATGTCACATGTGAGTAAGCGTCTAGAAGCGTCAGTAGGATTAGGAAAACGCTAA
- a CDS encoding VOC family protein — MEQLFKRIDTVFLTVHNLNEAIEWYTGVLKFSLRWERGNYAALNIGETPLTLRQAETVDFEPLKEAFFNFYVSDIEFVYQHLLDNGVKVEEIQKEDDVNWFRFYDRDGNALEVCHFAE, encoded by the coding sequence ATGGAGCAATTGTTTAAGAGAATTGATACAGTGTTTTTAACAGTACATAATTTAAACGAAGCAATCGAATGGTATACAGGAGTTTTAAAGTTCTCATTAAGGTGGGAACGTGGAAATTATGCAGCATTAAATATCGGTGAAACACCACTGACTCTTCGCCAAGCAGAAACAGTTGATTTCGAACCACTTAAAGAAGCCTTTTTTAACTTTTACGTTTCAGATATAGAATTTGTTTACCAGCATCTTTTAGACAATGGAGTAAAAGTCGAAGAAATCCAAAAAGAGGATGATGTAAACTGGTTCCGATTTTATGATAGAGATGGAAATGCATTAGAGGTTTGTCATTTTGCCGAATAA
- a CDS encoding VanZ family protein, giving the protein MRSISGWILLSYLLTLIYWMLLGFSRTPREHYSYNLIPFSTINNYFSYYSHYPLSIWLINIIGNIAVFVPFGLLIPLWKKRFLKFRSFILLFLIGITILELLQLYFRVGSFDVDDIILNSLGASIGILILKVILKIKSKVHII; this is encoded by the coding sequence TTGAGATCTATTTCAGGATGGATTCTCCTTAGCTATTTACTCACCCTTATTTACTGGATGCTTCTTGGGTTTTCTCGCACACCAAGAGAGCATTATTCATATAATTTAATACCTTTTTCTACTATTAATAATTATTTTAGTTATTACTCTCATTATCCATTATCCATTTGGTTAATTAATATAATAGGCAATATCGCTGTTTTTGTCCCATTTGGACTTCTCATCCCCCTATGGAAAAAGCGTTTTTTGAAATTCCGCTCATTTATTTTGCTATTCCTGATTGGAATTACGATATTGGAATTACTTCAGCTTTATTTTCGAGTTGGTAGCTTTGATGTTGATGATATTATTTTGAATTCTCTTGGCGCTTCCATCGGGATACTTATTTTAAAAGTAATCTTAAAAATAAAATCAAAAGTTCATATTATATAA
- a CDS encoding molybdopterin-dependent oxidoreductase, with the protein MWKKLKQLHSYNGWIILFLFITGIAIYLPALRGTLADYRVSIINIHIVAGFLSILVFIGYFPYLKKHWKIIGNSLGKQVNLVITLSILTLWSISGLLLVFEKSIPAVMSKLALSLHDYVTWLSVPFILYHIITRLKLILSRRKKDNSSFTGKKLNRREFVKYSISLAAVVVIGPAIYQWLKRTLFNGGMAYNEILEKPLENDLRPFPIPAKESRPPIGGGMKGEFRAYTVTKIPHFTDQNWYFQIDGLVDHPQLFTWQSFLKIKREVQVSDFHCVTGWSVHQVTYEGIPLRKLLELAGVQQNGKYIKFYSGDGVYTDALALKQAEMDDVMVAVLMDGQVIPSEFGGPVRLIVPKMYAYKSVKWLVRMEITDQPHLGYWQVRGYDTDAWVRK; encoded by the coding sequence ATGTGGAAAAAGCTAAAGCAGCTTCATAGTTATAATGGCTGGATTATTTTGTTTCTGTTTATCACAGGTATCGCCATTTATTTACCCGCACTTCGTGGAACGCTAGCAGACTATCGTGTAAGTATAATCAATATACATATCGTTGCAGGGTTTTTATCTATATTAGTTTTTATCGGTTATTTTCCGTACTTAAAAAAACACTGGAAGATTATTGGAAATAGTCTAGGTAAACAAGTGAATTTAGTTATTACGTTGTCCATACTTACCTTATGGAGCATTAGCGGATTATTGCTAGTTTTCGAGAAAAGTATACCTGCAGTCATGTCGAAATTAGCATTATCGCTTCATGATTATGTAACCTGGTTAAGTGTCCCATTCATCTTATACCATATTATCACTAGACTTAAGTTGATCTTAAGTAGAAGGAAAAAAGATAACTCTTCATTTACGGGTAAGAAATTAAATAGAAGGGAATTTGTTAAGTATTCTATTAGTCTAGCAGCTGTAGTTGTTATTGGTCCTGCCATTTACCAATGGCTTAAACGAACCCTTTTTAATGGGGGAATGGCCTATAATGAAATACTCGAAAAACCATTGGAAAATGACTTAAGACCTTTCCCTATACCCGCCAAGGAGTCTAGGCCGCCAATAGGTGGTGGGATGAAGGGGGAATTTAGGGCCTATACAGTCACCAAGATCCCTCACTTTACTGATCAAAATTGGTACTTTCAAATTGATGGGTTAGTTGATCATCCGCAGCTTTTCACTTGGCAATCATTTTTGAAGATTAAACGTGAGGTTCAAGTTTCTGATTTTCATTGTGTGACAGGGTGGTCTGTTCATCAGGTTACCTATGAGGGAATTCCGTTGAGGAAGCTATTAGAATTAGCGGGTGTACAACAGAATGGTAAGTATATCAAATTCTATTCCGGTGATGGGGTGTATACCGATGCTTTAGCTCTAAAGCAAGCGGAAATGGATGATGTGATGGTTGCGGTGTTAATGGATGGCCAGGTCATTCCTTCCGAATTTGGTGGTCCAGTCAGATTAATTGTGCCAAAGATGTATGCCTATAAATCTGTGAAATGGCTAGTAAGAATGGAAATAACCGACCAGCCACATCTAGGGTATTGGCAAGTGAGAGGTTATGATACAGACGCATGGGTCAGGAAATAA